Proteins encoded together in one Salarchaeum sp. JOR-1 window:
- a CDS encoding YcaO-like family protein: protein MSDIVAVVGSGSAADAVRSALADADAVVENADVSEAADADLAVVVGLAGSEGFAAANRTVGGPWLAVEVGGLGGHALADVDASVSCFWPDDGCFACLRSRVAANDPEVADAPSADRSTARFAGALAGRLAVRALAGDSFGGRVVEAPHTQRSFLPVPTCPVCGDTQSQEFDWSGESRSVDAAADAAARAVDDRVGVVAAVGERESYPAPYYLAQVSDTSAFSDATAARQAAGVATDWNEAYVKAVGEALERYAAGVYRASAFETAMPTHPDAVSPTEFVLPDGAPTPDPDDALQWVRGEHLGAGDDALLPAEFVQFPPHAERYRDSITTGLGLGNTAEEAVLSGLYEVIERDAAMLAWYSSYDPLGLAVEDEAYAELAKRARSEGLDATAFLLTQDVDVPVVGVAVTREEWPRFALGSSASLDADAAARGALEEAVQNWMELRAMGRETAAQQEGAIGAYADYPGRVRDFVTPDTTVPTDSVGPDEVPENELNAVVSRLADADLAAYAARLTTRDVDALGFEAARVLVPTAQPLFVGDAYFGERAESVPENLGFEPDLEKAYHPFP from the coding sequence ATGAGTGACATCGTCGCGGTCGTCGGGAGCGGGTCGGCCGCGGACGCCGTCCGGTCTGCGCTCGCGGACGCGGACGCCGTCGTGGAGAACGCGGACGTATCGGAGGCCGCTGACGCCGACCTCGCCGTCGTCGTCGGCCTCGCCGGAAGCGAGGGGTTCGCGGCCGCGAACCGAACCGTCGGGGGGCCGTGGCTGGCGGTCGAAGTCGGCGGTCTCGGCGGGCACGCGCTCGCGGACGTGGACGCGTCGGTCTCGTGCTTCTGGCCGGACGACGGCTGTTTCGCCTGCCTGCGCTCGCGGGTCGCGGCGAACGACCCCGAGGTCGCGGACGCGCCGAGCGCCGACCGGAGCACGGCCAGGTTCGCGGGCGCGCTCGCGGGCCGACTCGCGGTTCGCGCGCTCGCCGGCGACTCGTTCGGCGGACGCGTGGTCGAAGCCCCGCACACGCAGCGATCGTTCCTCCCGGTACCGACGTGCCCCGTCTGCGGCGACACCCAGTCCCAGGAGTTCGACTGGAGCGGCGAGTCGCGGAGCGTGGACGCGGCGGCGGACGCGGCGGCGCGCGCGGTGGACGACCGCGTGGGCGTGGTTGCGGCGGTGGGCGAGCGCGAGTCGTACCCCGCGCCCTACTACCTCGCGCAAGTGAGCGACACGAGCGCGTTCAGCGACGCGACCGCCGCACGGCAGGCCGCGGGCGTCGCCACCGACTGGAACGAGGCGTACGTGAAGGCCGTCGGCGAGGCGCTGGAGCGGTACGCCGCGGGCGTCTACCGCGCGTCGGCGTTCGAGACGGCGATGCCGACCCATCCCGACGCGGTCTCACCGACCGAGTTCGTGCTCCCGGACGGCGCGCCGACGCCCGATCCGGACGACGCGCTCCAGTGGGTGCGCGGCGAACACCTCGGTGCGGGCGACGATGCCCTGCTCCCCGCGGAGTTCGTGCAGTTCCCGCCGCACGCGGAACGGTATCGCGATTCGATTACGACCGGCCTCGGCCTCGGGAACACCGCCGAGGAAGCCGTGCTCTCCGGCCTGTACGAGGTGATAGAGCGGGACGCGGCGATGCTCGCGTGGTACTCGTCGTACGACCCCCTCGGCCTCGCCGTCGAGGACGAGGCGTACGCGGAACTCGCGAAGCGCGCGCGGAGCGAGGGCCTCGACGCGACCGCGTTCTTGCTGACGCAGGACGTGGACGTTCCCGTCGTCGGCGTCGCGGTGACGCGCGAGGAGTGGCCGCGGTTCGCGCTCGGGTCGAGCGCCAGCCTCGACGCGGACGCGGCCGCCCGGGGCGCGCTCGAAGAGGCCGTCCAGAACTGGATGGAACTCCGCGCGATGGGGCGCGAAACTGCCGCCCAACAGGAGGGCGCTATCGGCGCGTACGCCGACTACCCCGGACGCGTCCGCGACTTCGTCACCCCCGACACCACCGTGCCGACGGACTCCGTCGGCCCCGACGAGGTTCCCGAGAACGAACTCAATGCGGTGGTTTCTCGACTCGCGGACGCCGACTTGGCTGCCTACGCCGCCCGCCTGACCACCCGCGACGTCGACGCGCTCGGCTTCGAGGCCGCGCGCGTGCTCGTCCCGACGGCTCAGCCGCTGTTCGTCGGCGACGCCTACTTCGGCGAGCGCGCTGAATCCGTTCCGGAAAACCTCGGATTCGAACCGGACCTGGAGAAAGCCTATCATCCGTTCCCGTAA
- a CDS encoding RNA-guided endonuclease TnpB family protein, whose product MLEVHCTHRAKILNHSQVEDSLDRHGWSASKLWNVANYHSRQVWEETGEIPDHEELKDELKTHDKYKGLHSQSSQRVLEELAEAFNSWYSSDDERDNPPGYRKQNYYDQQGRRVHEEHPRSTVTWKQNGIRHDTKNNRVRLSKGANHKEHPRAWEYILVEYETRPSVEVDNLQQVRAVYDQQKERWELHLVCKDEIETPNAPGNETAGIDLGISNFAAVAYSTEDADLYPGNRLKQDGYYFPKEIAKCDDSSGDRATRLHAKWSERRTHFFHSLAKHIVQRCVEKGVGRINVGDLEGVREDEDGESKNWGRHGNLDLHGWAFDRFTSILEYKAKVEGIEVVEVSERDTSKTCCVCGREDDSQRVERGLYVCESCDAAYNADVNGAENIRLDINEESNSESTGQLSGDRSTGWLAQPGVYLYDLSCGFQPQREVGDCKP is encoded by the coding sequence ATGCTGGAAGTCCACTGCACTCACCGAGCGAAAATCCTCAACCACAGTCAGGTAGAGGACTCGCTTGACCGCCACGGGTGGAGTGCCAGCAAACTCTGGAACGTCGCCAACTACCACTCCCGGCAAGTCTGGGAGGAGACCGGGGAGATTCCCGACCACGAGGAGTTAAAAGACGAGTTGAAGACTCATGATAAGTACAAGGGACTGCACAGTCAGTCCAGTCAGCGGGTTCTGGAGGAACTCGCTGAAGCCTTCAACTCGTGGTACTCCAGTGATGACGAACGGGACAATCCGCCCGGCTACCGCAAACAAAACTACTACGACCAACAGGGTCGCCGCGTCCACGAAGAACACCCACGCAGCACGGTGACGTGGAAGCAAAACGGCATTCGCCACGACACCAAGAACAACCGTGTTCGCCTGTCGAAGGGCGCGAACCACAAGGAACACCCCCGAGCGTGGGAATACATCCTTGTTGAGTACGAGACTCGCCCCAGTGTCGAAGTTGATAACCTGCAACAGGTTCGCGCTGTCTACGACCAGCAGAAAGAGCGATGGGAGTTACACCTCGTCTGTAAAGACGAAATCGAGACGCCCAACGCTCCCGGTAACGAGACAGCGGGCATTGACCTCGGCATCAGCAACTTCGCTGCTGTCGCCTACAGCACCGAAGACGCCGACCTGTATCCCGGCAACCGCCTGAAACAGGACGGCTACTACTTCCCGAAAGAAATCGCTAAATGCGACGACAGCAGTGGCGACAGGGCCACTCGTCTCCACGCGAAGTGGTCAGAACGCCGCACTCACTTCTTCCATAGTCTCGCCAAACACATCGTCCAGCGGTGTGTCGAGAAAGGCGTTGGCCGCATCAACGTCGGAGACTTGGAAGGCGTGCGCGAGGACGAAGATGGAGAGTCGAAGAACTGGGGTCGGCACGGCAACCTCGACCTACACGGGTGGGCGTTCGACCGCTTCACCTCGATTCTCGAATACAAGGCGAAGGTCGAGGGTATCGAGGTCGTGGAAGTGTCCGAGCGCGACACGAGTAAAACGTGTTGCGTTTGTGGGAGAGAAGACGACAGTCAGCGTGTCGAACGCGGGTTGTACGTCTGCGAGTCGTGTGATGCGGCCTATAATGCGGACGTGAACGGGGCGGAGAACATCCGTCTGGACATCAACGAGGAAAGTAACTCCGAGTCTACCGGGCAGTTGTCCGGGGATAGGAGTACCGGCTGGTTGGCACAGCCCGGAGTCTACCTGTATGACCTCTCCTGCGGATTCCAACCGCAACGAGAGGTGGGAGACTGCAAACCGTAA
- a CDS encoding tetrahydrofolate dehydrogenase/cyclohydrolase catalytic domain-containing protein: protein MTTVIDGNAVAADVREDVSAVVDTLRDAGVTPRLATVLMNDTQASDTYVSMKQRDCEEVGIAAEDVRIDSDAPAEELFDTVQSLNDRDDVHGILVQDPTPDHVPDERVLSAVSPAKDVDGFHPENVGRLVAGNPRFKPCTPHGVQKLLASEGIDPAGTEVVVVGRSKIVGKPLANLLLQKAEGGNATVTVCHSRTDDLAAHTRRADIVVAAVGVPGLVDGDMLTEGTTVIDVGINRVDADTEKGYRLVGDVDFESAKQKADAITPVPGGVGPMTRAMLLYNTVKAASDIEGVPVDLP, encoded by the coding sequence ATGACCACCGTCATCGATGGGAACGCCGTCGCCGCCGACGTACGCGAGGACGTCTCCGCCGTCGTCGACACGCTCCGTGACGCCGGCGTGACGCCGCGCCTCGCCACGGTTCTGATGAACGACACACAGGCGAGCGACACCTACGTCTCGATGAAGCAGCGCGACTGCGAGGAGGTCGGCATCGCCGCCGAGGACGTGCGAATCGACTCCGACGCGCCCGCCGAGGAGCTGTTCGACACCGTCCAGTCGCTCAACGACCGCGACGACGTACACGGCATTCTCGTTCAGGACCCGACGCCCGACCACGTGCCCGACGAGCGCGTGCTCTCCGCGGTCTCGCCCGCGAAGGACGTGGACGGCTTCCACCCCGAGAACGTCGGCCGACTCGTCGCGGGCAACCCCCGATTCAAGCCATGCACGCCCCACGGCGTCCAGAAGCTCCTCGCGTCCGAGGGCATCGACCCCGCCGGGACGGAAGTCGTCGTCGTCGGCCGGTCGAAAATCGTCGGGAAGCCGCTCGCGAACCTCCTCCTCCAGAAGGCCGAGGGCGGAAACGCCACCGTCACCGTCTGTCACTCCCGGACGGACGACCTCGCCGCGCACACCCGGCGCGCGGACATCGTCGTCGCCGCGGTCGGCGTCCCCGGTCTCGTGGACGGCGACATGCTCACCGAGGGAACGACCGTCATCGACGTCGGTATCAACCGCGTGGACGCGGACACCGAGAAGGGGTATCGGCTCGTCGGCGACGTGGACTTCGAGAGCGCGAAACAGAAGGCGGACGCTATCACGCCCGTCCCCGGCGGCGTCGGCCCGATGACGCGCGCGATGCTCCTCTACAACACCGTGAAGGCCGCGAGCGACATCGAGGGCGTGCCCGTCGACCTCCCCTGA
- a CDS encoding alpha/beta hydrolase, with product MPNLHSDVREFLDRLDAMGGPEIHDLPPTEARGLLERLNSGADGPAVESVTDREIPGPDGDIPLRIYDPDTGGDAPVVVFFHGGGFVLGSLDSHDAACRELAIESECVVVSVDYRLAPEHPFPAAVEDAYAATRWVSERADDLGVDPNRLAVAGDSAGGNLAAVVSLLARDQAENDAPAPWSAADTNPPDIARQVLVYPTVSLLRSWPSHEENGEGYFLTRDDMAYFEDHYLDSDLDGMNPYAAPLEAAGHGALPPAVVVTCGFDPLRDEGQAYADRLETAGVSVERYHYPGLIHGILTMNTGLVDLSPAHDVLGDLAADLRRNL from the coding sequence ATGCCGAACCTCCACTCGGACGTGCGGGAGTTCCTCGACCGACTCGACGCGATGGGCGGCCCCGAGATTCACGACCTCCCGCCCACGGAGGCCCGCGGCCTCCTCGAACGCCTGAACAGCGGCGCTGACGGCCCCGCTGTCGAGTCCGTCACCGACCGCGAGATACCCGGGCCGGACGGCGACATCCCGCTCCGAATCTACGACCCCGACACCGGTGGGGACGCGCCCGTCGTCGTGTTCTTCCACGGCGGCGGATTCGTCCTCGGGTCGCTCGACAGCCACGACGCCGCCTGCCGCGAACTCGCGATCGAGTCGGAGTGCGTCGTCGTCTCCGTGGACTATCGCCTCGCGCCCGAACACCCGTTCCCCGCAGCCGTGGAGGACGCGTACGCCGCGACCCGGTGGGTGAGCGAACGCGCGGACGACCTCGGTGTCGACCCGAACCGGCTCGCCGTCGCCGGCGACAGCGCGGGCGGGAACCTCGCCGCAGTCGTCAGCCTCCTCGCACGCGACCAAGCCGAGAACGACGCCCCTGCGCCGTGGAGCGCTGCGGACACGAACCCGCCCGACATCGCGCGCCAGGTGCTCGTCTATCCGACCGTGTCGCTGCTGCGCTCGTGGCCGAGCCACGAGGAGAACGGTGAGGGCTACTTCCTCACCCGCGACGACATGGCGTACTTCGAGGATCACTACCTCGACAGCGACCTCGACGGGATGAACCCGTACGCTGCGCCCCTGGAGGCCGCAGGTCACGGCGCCCTCCCACCAGCGGTCGTCGTCACGTGCGGGTTCGACCCGCTCCGCGACGAGGGTCAGGCGTACGCCGACCGCCTCGAAACGGCCGGTGTCTCCGTGGAGCGATACCACTATCCCGGACTGATTCACGGCATTCTCACGATGAACACGGGGCTCGTCGACCTCTCGCCCGCCCACGACGTGCTCGGGGATCTCGCCGCCGATCTCCGCCGGAACCTATAG
- a CDS encoding CHAT domain-containing protein, producing MLSREVTAAGVRAVDRAGYASSVDADDFSRVEPGEFDVPVDAAVAGYATGFSVPATTALHEAAPPQRLTDATGVDLPAGEHVVSLLGPLEVRARFDGPATVTREDDRVRVAFDAPTRVDFGFLGRVTEPAGRLSVPATARGAAAAVTASASAIRTTSPARARPTMRRHPPRIEVDSDATDRAETADVTDTEVRVVVPDSLADVLHVAPLAHYLGASVTVADGPSRLRAPAAEVDAALEDGHAAEILERAFWLDALAWYGDEERLHSLDLDREIASASPAERLAAALSAPFEAVSLPEWPLAMYVDPAPDSLRALPGLLQRLAHVYPPETTPLDGKELVSRTLDDFYRTTPGPVATVEMENPRLRSGRQHGWLADGTPIDVFKAVPETYERSADPLNGDLSVDVVLNDPGMARERDRVADVYRDRATDCAIDVTLHADLAVAGLATVFESETDFVHYIGHCDEDGLLCADGRLSAASLGDVGARTFFLNACGSYHEGVRLVRRGSAAGAVTFRKVLDEHAAQVGTAFARLLLAGFGIERALSVARRRIVMGKDYAVVGDGTWSLPHVGTRSPGVFTVESSDHEHEYEVTYDGGSVWTHGEYEPSPFPPAHAGPSGRRETVTLTGPALREVLADADAPVVLDGEFVWADTAVTRV from the coding sequence GTGTTATCGCGGGAAGTCACGGCGGCCGGCGTCCGGGCCGTCGACCGGGCCGGCTACGCCTCCAGTGTCGATGCTGACGATTTCTCGCGCGTGGAACCCGGAGAGTTCGACGTCCCCGTGGACGCCGCGGTCGCCGGCTACGCGACCGGATTCAGCGTGCCCGCGACCACCGCCCTCCACGAGGCCGCGCCGCCGCAACGGCTCACAGACGCCACGGGCGTCGACCTTCCCGCCGGCGAGCACGTCGTCTCGCTCCTCGGCCCGCTCGAAGTCCGCGCGCGCTTCGACGGCCCCGCCACCGTCACCCGAGAGGACGACCGCGTCCGCGTCGCGTTCGACGCGCCGACCCGAGTCGACTTCGGGTTCCTCGGACGCGTCACCGAGCCAGCCGGACGCCTCAGCGTCCCGGCGACCGCACGCGGGGCGGCCGCCGCCGTCACCGCGAGCGCGTCCGCCATCCGAACCACGAGTCCGGCGCGAGCGCGGCCGACGATGCGCCGCCACCCGCCTCGCATCGAGGTGGACTCGGACGCGACCGACCGCGCTGAGACCGCGGACGTCACGGATACGGAGGTTCGCGTCGTCGTTCCGGACTCGCTCGCGGACGTGCTTCACGTCGCGCCGCTCGCGCACTACCTCGGCGCGAGCGTGACGGTCGCGGACGGTCCGTCGCGACTCCGAGCGCCCGCCGCGGAGGTGGACGCCGCCCTCGAAGACGGACACGCCGCGGAGATCCTGGAACGCGCGTTCTGGCTGGACGCGCTGGCGTGGTACGGCGACGAGGAACGCCTCCACTCGCTCGACCTCGACCGCGAGATAGCGTCCGCGTCTCCAGCGGAGCGTCTCGCCGCTGCACTCTCCGCGCCGTTCGAGGCCGTGTCGCTTCCGGAGTGGCCGCTCGCGATGTACGTCGACCCGGCTCCCGACAGCCTCCGCGCGCTTCCGGGGCTCCTCCAGCGGCTCGCGCACGTCTATCCGCCGGAGACGACGCCGCTCGACGGGAAAGAACTGGTGTCGCGGACGCTCGACGACTTCTACCGGACGACGCCCGGGCCGGTCGCGACCGTGGAGATGGAGAACCCGCGACTCCGGTCGGGCCGCCAGCACGGCTGGCTCGCGGACGGCACGCCGATCGACGTGTTCAAGGCCGTGCCCGAGACGTACGAGCGATCCGCCGACCCCCTGAACGGCGACCTGTCCGTGGACGTGGTGCTGAACGACCCCGGGATGGCTCGCGAGCGCGACCGCGTCGCCGACGTGTACCGCGACCGCGCGACCGACTGCGCCATCGACGTGACGCTGCACGCGGACCTCGCGGTGGCGGGGCTCGCGACCGTGTTCGAGTCGGAGACGGACTTCGTCCACTACATCGGGCACTGCGACGAGGACGGACTGCTGTGCGCGGACGGCCGGCTGTCAGCCGCGTCGCTCGGTGACGTGGGCGCGCGGACGTTCTTCCTGAACGCCTGCGGGTCGTACCACGAGGGGGTTCGGCTCGTCAGACGCGGGAGCGCGGCGGGCGCGGTGACGTTCCGGAAAGTTCTGGACGAGCACGCGGCACAGGTGGGTACGGCGTTCGCACGCCTGCTCCTCGCCGGGTTCGGCATCGAGCGTGCGCTCTCCGTCGCCCGGCGACGCATCGTGATGGGGAAGGACTACGCCGTCGTCGGAGATGGCACGTGGTCGCTCCCGCACGTGGGCACGCGGTCGCCGGGCGTGTTCACAGTCGAATCGAGCGACCACGAGCACGAGTACGAGGTCACGTACGACGGCGGGAGCGTGTGGACGCACGGCGAGTACGAGCCGTCGCCGTTCCCACCTGCTCACGCCGGCCCGTCCGGCCGTCGGGAGACCGTGACGCTGACCGGGCCGGCACTGCGTGAGGTGCTCGCGGACGCCGACGCGCCGGTGGTGCTCGACGGAGAGTTCGTCTGGGCGGATACCGCCGTCACGCGGGTCTGA
- the glyA gene encoding serine hydroxymethyltransferase has protein sequence MRYDKVREVDGAVADALEGEDERQEDTLAMIASENHASEAVLQAQGSALTNKYAEGYPGSRYYAGCEYADDVEELAIERAKELWGADHVNVQPHSGSSANMGVYFAVLEPGDKILSLDLTHGGHLSHGHTANFAGKLYEVEHYEINPETGRIDYDDLLATAQEFEPDMVVSGFSAYPRVVDWEAVQAAADAADAYHMADIAHITGLVAAGEHPSPVGIADFVTGSTHKTIRAGRGGIIMCDEEYADAVDSAVFPGAQGGPLMHNIAGKAVGFGEALDPDFAEYAAQVVRNAKALGDRLQEHGFSLVSGGTDTHLVLADLRESHPDVSGGDAEEALDEVGIVLNANTVPGETRSAFDPSGIRAGTPALTTRGFDTDDMEAVADCIARVVDNVGDAEVYAEVAADVQELCDDHPVYE, from the coding sequence ATGCGCTACGACAAAGTCCGAGAGGTCGACGGCGCCGTCGCGGACGCGCTCGAAGGCGAAGACGAGCGCCAGGAGGACACGCTCGCGATGATCGCGAGCGAGAACCACGCGAGCGAGGCCGTACTCCAGGCGCAGGGGAGCGCGCTCACGAACAAGTACGCGGAAGGCTACCCGGGGAGCCGGTACTACGCGGGCTGTGAGTACGCGGACGACGTGGAGGAACTCGCCATCGAGCGCGCGAAGGAACTCTGGGGCGCAGACCACGTGAACGTCCAGCCCCACTCGGGGTCGTCGGCGAACATGGGCGTGTACTTCGCCGTCCTCGAACCCGGAGACAAGATTCTCAGCCTCGACCTGACGCACGGCGGCCACCTCAGCCACGGCCACACCGCGAACTTCGCGGGGAAGCTCTACGAGGTCGAGCACTACGAAATCAACCCTGAAACGGGCCGCATCGACTACGACGACCTGCTGGCGACGGCCCAGGAGTTCGAACCTGACATGGTCGTCTCCGGGTTCTCCGCGTACCCGCGCGTCGTGGACTGGGAGGCCGTTCAGGCGGCCGCGGACGCCGCGGACGCCTACCACATGGCGGACATCGCCCACATCACGGGCCTGGTCGCGGCGGGCGAACACCCGAGCCCCGTGGGTATCGCGGACTTCGTCACCGGGTCCACCCACAAGACCATCCGCGCGGGTCGCGGTGGCATCATCATGTGCGACGAGGAGTACGCGGATGCCGTGGACTCCGCGGTGTTCCCGGGCGCACAGGGCGGCCCGCTGATGCACAACATCGCCGGGAAGGCCGTCGGGTTCGGCGAAGCGCTCGACCCCGACTTCGCGGAGTACGCCGCGCAGGTCGTGCGGAACGCCAAGGCGCTCGGTGACCGCCTCCAGGAACACGGCTTCTCCCTCGTCTCCGGCGGCACCGACACCCATCTCGTGCTCGCCGACCTCCGCGAGTCTCACCCCGACGTGTCCGGCGGGGACGCCGAGGAGGCGCTGGACGAGGTCGGTATCGTCCTGAACGCGAACACCGTTCCCGGCGAGACACGGTCTGCGTTCGATCCCTCGGGCATCCGCGCCGGCACGCCCGCCCTCACCACTCGCGGGTTCGATACCGACGACATGGAGGCCGTCGCGGACTGCATCGCGCGCGTCGTGGACAACGTCGGTGATGCCGAGGTATACGCCGAAGTCGCTGCGGACGTGCAGGAACTCTGCGACGACCACCCCGTCTACGAATAG
- the tbsP gene encoding transcriptional regulator TbsP, giving the protein MAAQNLLGATVSEVVTAILDEEPAELYVRNPSADVIEAFVDAATETNAALPSVRLVAEERLLKDTMDDFIVASNTADLVESDVLSLRTTAEPPRSSTFVTNDRVVSLVDAGIETGGLTTDDDSFVADVLDAAEADWESADEFSLRTPGISRVERTLTEEIGSEVEADFESALAAMETARGDDDSIDEVTLSLLVAAKNRVLLYDISKWGEDVGIASKATFSRTKTKLEDLGLIDTEKVPIDVGRPRLRLKFADERLQDAEPSELATVAQSMLA; this is encoded by the coding sequence ATGGCAGCCCAGAACCTACTCGGTGCGACCGTCTCAGAGGTCGTCACCGCGATTCTCGACGAGGAACCCGCGGAGCTCTACGTCCGGAACCCATCCGCGGACGTCATCGAGGCCTTCGTGGACGCGGCGACCGAAACGAACGCCGCCCTTCCATCGGTTCGCCTCGTCGCCGAGGAGCGCCTCCTCAAGGACACGATGGACGACTTCATCGTCGCGAGCAACACCGCCGATCTCGTCGAATCGGACGTACTGTCGCTCCGCACGACAGCGGAACCGCCGCGGAGTTCGACGTTCGTCACGAACGACCGCGTCGTCTCCCTCGTCGACGCGGGAATCGAGACTGGCGGATTGACGACGGACGACGACTCGTTCGTCGCCGACGTGCTCGACGCCGCCGAGGCCGACTGGGAGTCCGCGGACGAGTTCTCCCTCCGAACGCCCGGCATCAGTCGCGTCGAACGCACACTCACCGAGGAGATCGGGAGCGAGGTCGAGGCCGACTTCGAGTCCGCGCTCGCCGCGATGGAGACCGCGCGCGGCGACGACGACAGTATCGACGAGGTAACGCTCAGCCTGCTCGTCGCAGCGAAGAACCGCGTACTCCTCTACGACATCTCGAAGTGGGGCGAAGACGTCGGAATCGCGTCGAAAGCGACGTTCAGCCGCACGAAGACGAAACTGGAAGACCTCGGTCTCATCGACACGGAGAAAGTCCCGATCGACGTCGGTCGGCCGCGTCTCCGCCTGAAGTTCGCCGACGAGCGACTACAGGACGCGGAGCCGAGCGAACTCGCGACAGTCGCGCAGTCCATGCTCGCGTAA
- a CDS encoding TFIIB-type zinc ribbon-containing protein, giving the protein MEIRGKRECTECGTRWSYYETGSVTCPNCGSIRSVGTADERTYHTDVASALDLDDARRQAADGTLAEAAEAAASAANEYVRERGFVSGGDLRDLDDAYLTARELGYVASELERALSVDDDEEYYFLALLRGADDGERPDERDVPGSLADVRGLAYATAVGEYRREIRSWLDTRDDEPENARALLETLGDHVKRVQALDGDVSLDTSERVVAAARAVGDYVRSGAEEDAARSRALLDDL; this is encoded by the coding sequence ATGGAGATCCGCGGGAAGCGCGAGTGCACCGAGTGCGGGACGCGCTGGTCGTATTACGAGACCGGGAGCGTGACGTGCCCGAACTGCGGGAGCATACGGAGTGTCGGAACTGCCGACGAGCGCACCTACCACACGGACGTGGCGTCGGCGCTCGATCTCGACGATGCGCGCCGGCAGGCCGCGGACGGGACGCTCGCGGAGGCCGCCGAAGCGGCGGCGAGCGCGGCGAACGAGTACGTCCGCGAGCGCGGGTTCGTCTCGGGCGGCGACCTCCGCGACCTCGATGACGCGTACCTTACGGCGCGCGAACTCGGGTACGTCGCGTCCGAGCTCGAACGCGCCCTCTCCGTCGATGACGACGAGGAATACTACTTCCTAGCGCTGCTGCGCGGCGCGGACGACGGTGAGCGCCCCGACGAGCGCGACGTTCCGGGGTCGCTCGCTGACGTGCGCGGACTCGCGTACGCGACCGCGGTCGGCGAGTACCGCCGCGAAATCCGGTCGTGGCTCGACACCCGAGACGACGAACCCGAGAACGCCCGCGCGCTCCTCGAAACCCTCGGCGACCACGTGAAGCGCGTGCAGGCGCTCGACGGCGACGTGTCCCTCGACACGTCCGAGCGGGTCGTCGCCGCGGCGCGCGCGGTCGGGGACTACGTTCGGAGCGGCGCCGAGGAGGACGCCGCGCGTTCGCGCGCCCTGCTCGACGACCTATAG